A window of Castanea sativa cultivar Marrone di Chiusa Pesio chromosome 1, ASM4071231v1 contains these coding sequences:
- the LOC142636842 gene encoding transcription factor MYB114-like codes for MESKNEHRKGSWTAEEDRILMDYIRVHGKGKWDRIAKATGLNRCGKSCRLRWMNYLSPDVKRGDFSEEEEDLIIRLHNLLGNRWSLIAGRVPGRTDNQIKNHWNTHLCKKLGIKKGKTKVGSSLQSLSKNMGNNPTSVSLETNFEPPSNCNSKTEAKLAIKDDSQSMSRFESTQEATTEDNCESSFWLSKDDLNLLSTFLRDCL; via the exons ATGGAATCTAAGAATGAACACAGAAAAGGGTCTTGGACAGCGGAGGAGGACAGAATCTTAATGGATTACATAAGGGTGCATGGAAAAGGGAAGTGGGACCGCATAGCTAAAGCGACag GTTTGAACAGGTGTGGCAAAAGTTGCAGATTAAGGTGGATGAACTATCTAAGTCCTGATGTAAAGCGAGGTGATTTCtctgaggaagaagaagacctCATTATTCGGCTTCACAACCTCCTTGGAAACAg GTGGTCTTTGATTGCTGGGCGGGTACCTGGGAGGACAGACAATCAAATTAAGAACCATTGGAACACTCATTTGTGCAAAAAGCTTGGGATCAAGAAAGGGAAAACCAAAGTTGGTTCTTCGTTACAGTCACTTTCTAAAAACATGGGAAACAATCCCACTAGTGTTTCCTTGGAAACTAATTTTGAGCCACCTTCTAATTGTAATAGTAAAACTGAAGCTAAACTTGCAATTAAAGATGACTCTCAAAGCATGAGTAGGTTTGAAAGCACACAAGAAGCCACAACAGAGGATAACTGTGAGAGTTCATTTTGGCTTTCTAAGGATGATTTAAATTTACTTAGTACTTTCTTAAGGGATTGTTTGTAG